The Danio rerio strain Tuebingen ecotype United States chromosome 19, GRCz12tu, whole genome shotgun sequence genome includes the window ATCATTGATGACGTATATCCTGTTAGGAACCCTAACACTAGACTGTTGTGACGGAATATTGGAGTGTCAGTGTTgcgggactgctgtacaggagttgtgATTATGGATTGTAGATCgccaaatttagcagtttttatttctgtgtttttttttttttaaagcatgactgtaaaacagGAACACCAGTATGGTTATAATAAAACATGCTTGTGTGTGTTGTAAGAGTTTGCAATAGTGACGACAAATCTTCATTTGTGGCTGGTGCATTCTGGGAAACTCTTACCTTTTGGTTTTGCATGTGGTCCTGGAGACGCTCTGTTcgaaggggtgtgtgtgtgtgtgtgtgtgtgtgtttgtatgttctctcAGCTGTTGTCTGTGTGCAGGTGCTGCAGACGCTGGGCACAGAGACGTACCGGCCCAGCTCCGCATCTCAGTGTGTGGCGGGCATCGCCTGCGCAGAGATCCCAGTAAACCAGTGGCCGGAGCTGATCCCACAGCTGGTGGCCAACGTGACGGACCCCAGCAGCACCGAACACATGAAGGAGTCCACGCTGGAGGCCATCGGCTACATCTGCCAGGACATAGTGAGTGCTTATTTATCtgtcttttaaacacacacacacacacacctgctgctgCTCTGACTCTCACCTGTTCACCAGGACCCAGAGCACCTGCAGGACAGCGCCAACCAGATCCTGACCGCCATCATCCAGGGCATGAGGAAAGAGGAGCCCAGCAACAACGTCAAGCTGGCCGCCACCAACGCGCTGCTCAACTCGCTGGAGTTCACCAAAGCCAACTTCGACAAGGAggtactcactcactcactcactcactcactcactcactcactcactcactcactcacggtGTTTACAGCTGCGAGAGTCTGCAGGACAGCGCTGTACATGTGCTctaactctcacacacactttctctctgcAGACGGAGAGACACTTCATCATGCAGGTGGTGTGTGAAGCCACGCAGTGTCCAGACACCAGGGTGTGTATCGCTCTAtcagactgacacacacacacatgcgcatgtCCGTAATGCTGAGGGGTCTTACATGCCTGCTGTTTCTGTAGGTGAGAGTAGCTGCGTTACAGAACCTGGTGAAGATCATGTCCCTGTATTACCAGTACATGGAGACCTACATGGGTCCTGCACTGTTCGCCGTAAGTCTACAGACACTTTAAGGGGAAGGGGAGTGTGGGAAATCTGCTGATGGTGGATGTTTTGTCTTCAGATCACGATAGAGGCCATGAAGAGCGACATCGATGAGGTGGCCCTGCAGGGAATCGAGTTCTGGTCCAACGTGTGTGATGAGGAGATGGATCTGGCCATTGAGGCCACGGAGGTGAGTCTGCCTCCTGTAGGGGGCGCCACTGCTGTAGTGAGTCTCTCCTGTAGGGGGCGCCGCTGCTGCTGTAGTGTCTCTCCTGTAGGGGGCGCCGCTGCTGCTGTAGTGAGTCTCTCCTGTAGGGGGCGCCGCTGCTGTAGTGTCTCTCCTGTAGGGGGCGCTGCCACTCAGGGTTTGTGCTGTGTTTTGTCTGCAGGCCTCAGAGCAGGGCCGACCGCCGGAGCACACCAGCAAGTTTTACGCTAAAGGAGCCCTGCAGTACCTGGTGCCCATCCTGACGCAGACGCTCACTAAACAGGTAGAGTCAGGTGCAGCTCGGCGTGTTGTTCTTTGCCctgtcgtcatcatcatcatcatctctgtgCTCTCCTGCAGGATGAAAACGATGACGATGACGACTGGAACCCGTGTAAGGCCGCAGGAGTGTGTCTGATGCTGCTGGCCACCTGCTGTGAGGATGATGTGGTGCCGCACGTGCTGCCCTTCATCAAGGAGCACATCAAACACCCCGACTGGCGCTACCGCGACGCCTCCGTCATGGCCTTCGGCTCTATCCTGGAGGGTCCTGAACTCAACCAGCTCAAACCACTCGTCATCCAGGTACAGCTCACGCAGAgctggtgtgtgtgcgtgtgtgtgtgcgcatgcgtgtgtgtgtgtgtgtaagagagagagagagagaggctcgtgtgtgtatatgtgtatgtgtgagaggctcacgtgtgtgtgtttgtgtgtgtgtgtttgtgtgtgtgtgtgtgtgtgtgtgtgtgtgtgtgtcaggcgaTGCCCACGCTGATCGAGCTGATGAAAGACCCCAGTGTGGTGGTGCGGGACACGACGGCCTGGACTCTGGGCCGCATCTGTGATCTGCTGCCTGAAGCCGCCATCAATGAGGTGTATCTGAGCCCGCTGCTGCAGTGCCTGATCGAGGGGCTGGGGGCCGAACCACGCGTCGCCTCCAACGTCTGCTGGGTAATAGACTCTCTGACCACAGCTAACGTGACAGCAGCAACATGGTTTatgtctgatgtgtgtgtgtgtgtgtgtgtgtaatgctgTGTTCTCCGCTGCTGTTCTCAGGCTTTCTCCAGTCTGGCTGAGGCGGCGTATGAGGCCACAGATGTGGCGGATGATCAGGAGGAGCCGAGCACTTACTGCTTGTCCTCCTCCTTCGAGCTGATCGTGCAGAAGCTGCTGGAGACCACCGACAGGTAAAGCTGACCCCTACTGTACACTGGGTAATGCCAGCTCATGTATGGTTTGAAGTGTACATGTAcatcattaaagagcccatattatacatgtaatagggtcatattttggttgtaagggtctccaacaacagtctaatatgcaagcaaggtcaaaaaacactttcattatcttataacctgcatttatttttacctgattatcccagcgactcccagaTGAATCGTCCAGTcactcatttgttcccaaacccctcgaggcaacaactttaatcaccggtgtgcgtgcgtgcgcgcatgtgtgtgtgtgtgtttctgtgttagagggcggggccgcagatTTTAAATCTTGAATAACTTGGGTTCATTGTAACGTCATGGCCaaacctaatgactcgttatcaagacgactcgtttgaagcactgagtcgactcttttatagctGAATCAACGGTTTTAAACACTgaacacttacagatttaagccttggctggatacttcacttcacttagagctgtgatacacactacatggaggaaaacccataatatgggctctttaacacagTGTTATCAGTGCTCTTCAGGCGTAAGagcatgaagtgtgtgtgtgtgtgtgtgtcagtgtttccTCTGAGCAGTGTTAAGTCAGGCTGTTTTCTCTCTGATAGGCCGGACGGGCACCAGAATAACCTGCGCAGCGCGGCGTACGAGGCTCTGATGGAGATCGTGAAGAACAGCGCGAAGGATTGTTACCCGGCGGTGCAGAAGACCACGCTGGTCATCATGGAGCGGCTGCAGCAGGTCCTGCAAATGGAGGTGAAGATCCGcttctgtgtctgtgtggagaTGAGTTGACCagcactgatgatgatgatgatgatgatgatgatgatgtgtatTGCTCTAGATCTGTCTCTCACTGAGCTGTATGATCTGCAGGACTGGACTGTATGATTCAAGCCTTTAGTAATGTTCAGTTCAGTAATGTTGCCTCCTGAACAGGTTTGGCTAAAGATTGAGCCTGTAGCATAACACTGATCAGCGATGCGACACAGGATCACGTCAGTCAGTCTGTTCCCCCAAACACCTGAACTTTCATTTGTCCCTGTAAATGAGCATTATAGGCCTGGCTGATCTGTGCTGATACTgttcagcagaacacacacacacacacacacacagttgatcgTGTGTTCAGCATCATACACACTCGCTTCAGAAATACATGCCCATGTAgaggagctgtgtgtgtgtgtgtgtgtgtgtgtgtgtgtgtgtgtgtgtgtgtgtgttctggttgTAATAACTGTGTGTTTTGTGCAGTCTCACATCCAGAGCACATCAGACCGAATCCAGTTCAATGACCTCCAGTCTCTGCTGTGCGCCACGCtacaggtcagtgtgtgtgtgagtaagtgtgtgtatgtatgagtgtgtgttctgAGCTGTTTGTACTCCTGCAGAACGTGCTGAGGAAGGTGCAGCATCAGGATGCGCTGCAGATCTCGGATGTGGTGATGGCGTCGCTGCTGCGCATGTTTCAGAGCACCGCCGGCTCCGGAGGCGTGCAGGAGGACGCACTGATGGCCGTCAGCACACTGGTGGAGGgtgaggagcaacacacacacacacacaccatcatcatcatcatagacACTCAAACTCCATCACATCTGTCGTTATTGTCATGTGATCAGAGCTGTGGTGTGTCAGTCGGTGTCCGCCGCTGTCTGCTTGGTTCTCTGATTAAGCCAGGTCTTCTGTTTGTTCTCCTCCAGTTTTGGGCAGTGACTTCCTGAAGTACATGGACGCCTTCAAGCCTTTCCTGATTATCGGACTGAAGAATTATGCAGAATATCAGGTAAAGCTGGGGCATTGCGGCGTGAGTGTTGATGATCGTTCCTCCTGCCGCTCAGAGATCATGCGGCTCAGGATTTTAGATCATCATAGAGAAATCTGAGTCTGTTTCACCCGGTGTGTGCCGACCGACGGTCTCCTGTGGCCACGCTGGACTTTGCGGGACTCTACAGCTGTAAACCTGCTGAAAATACCTGGACATAAACCATAAAGCAGAAGtgttgaactgtgtgtgtgtgtgtgtgtgtgtgtgtgtgtgtgtgtgtgtgtgtgtgtgtgtgctgcaggtcTGCCTGGCTGCGGTGGGACTGGTGTGTGATCTGTGTCGGGCTCTGATGGCCAATATTCTGCCTTACTGTGATGAAATCATGCAGCTGCTGCTGGAGAATCTGGGTGTAAGTACAGCTCCGCTCAGGCCGTGACTGCAGCACACTGCTGGACTACACCAGCTCTACATGCTCCACTGCCGACACTTCCTCTTCTCTAATGCAGAAACAGCGCTAGTCTTTcgtttctgtctttgttttgtacTAATAAAAGTCCAGTTCTGTTGGCGTGTTGAATAGGGCTGACGGTTACTCCATTACCTGCTCTTCTCTTTAAAACTCCTGCATCCTCACATCTCCTGGCGTTAGGGGTTATATAGTGAAGCAGCGCTGGTCAAACTGGGGCTGTTAGCACTGATCAAGCTTCGGCAGACTCTTCTCAGCTGAATGCAGAAGTGTATGAATAGTACACTAACTATGAGTAGAGCGCGAGCCGGCACAGTGAACACtgcgtgatgatgatgatgatgatgatggtatcAGCTGACGGAAGCGCTGACGTCTCATTCGCCCAGAGCGTCAGTCGTGCAGCTGCTGGAGCTCTTCATCTGAGGAGTTTTGCTCTCGATTTATTTTTGGTTTGGGGCTCTGAAAGGATTTGCCCTACACTGAGGGGCCTTCAGCTGAGAGCCTGTTTTATTTGACAAGATGGCCATGAGGTCAGCAGGGTAGTGAGCTAGTGTGGGGAACGGCCATGATGAGCTCTGGGTCGTGTTCAGATGTGCACTAATACACCACACACATGATCTGTTCTCCACTGTCTCAGTGCTAAAGCTGCGCTTACACTAGTTCAGCAtgtaatcgtgtgtgtgtgtgtgtgtgcgcgcagaaTGAGAATGTGCACCGCTCCGTCAAGCCCCAGATTCTGTCTGTGTTTGGAGACATCGCTCTCGCCATTGGAGGAGAATTCAAGAAGTACCTGGACATTGTGCTGGACACTCTGCAGCAGGCCTCGCAGGCACAGGTGGACAAGGTGagcagatgaacacacacacacacacacggcgctCAGTGTTTGACGATTGTTGTTGAACTTCTGTCTATTATCATCTGTGGTGCTGTGATGTCCTTCAGTCGTGTAGAGCAGACGTTCAGCGCTGCTCTGGGCTATCACTGATCTTAAACAGTTCAATGAGAAGATCTCCAGACCTGACCGCTGACAGCACACACACTGTCTGTCTGTTACACGagctgagctgtgtgtgtgtgtgtgtgtgtgtgtgtgtgtgtgtgtgtctgcagacgGACTATGATATGGTGGATTACCTGAACGAGCTGCGTGAGGGCTGTCTGGAGGCCTACACCGGCATCATCCAGGGCCTGAAGGGGGACCAGGAGAATGTGCACCgtaagtgaacacacacacacacacacacacacttcagcattGCATGGCGTGTGCGTAATGTGTGTGTTCTCCTGCGCAGCCGATGTGATGCTGGTTCAGCCGCGTGTGGAGTTCATCTTGTCCTTCATTCACCACATCGCAGAGGACGAGGACCGATCTGACGGAGTCGTGGCTAATGCTGTAGGGCTCATCGGGTgaggcacatacacacacacacacacacacacacacacacacacacactcgtacagaCAGACATTGTGCAGTAGTCtgacccctgtgtgtgtgtgtgtgtgtcagggacCTGTGCACCACCTTCGGGAAGGATGTGATGAAGCTGGTGGAGGTGCGTCCTCAGATCAATGACCTGCTGACTGAAGGCCGGAGATCCAAAACCAGCAAAACCAAGACTCTGGCCACGTGGGCCGCCAAGGAGCTGCGCAAGCTGAAGAGCCAAGCCTGGTGCGTGACCTCTGACCCCACAaacctgcctgtgtgtgtgtgtgtgtgtgtgtgtgtgtgtgtgtgtgtgtgtgtgttaaagctgttcaCTCCAGTCTGAGGAGcacagagagtgtgtgtttctCTGGCCCTCACTCTGCGAGTGTGTGACGTGttgttctcctgtgtgtgtgtgtgtgtgtgtgtgtgtgtttctctggcCCTCACTCTGCGAGTGTGTGACATGttgttctcctgtgtgtgtgtgtgtgtgtgtgtgtgtgtgtgtgtgtgtgtgtgtgtgtgttcctctgcCCCCCACTCAGCATGTGTGTGACGTGTTgttctcctctgtgtgtgtgtgtgtgtgtgtgtgtgtgtgttcctctgcCCCTCACTCAGCGTGTGTGTGACGTGTTgttctcctctgtgtgtgtgtgtgtgtgtgtgtgtgttcctctgcCCCTCACTCAGCGTGTGTGTGACGTGttgttctcctgtgtgtgtgtgtgacgtgttgttctcctgtgtgtgtgtgttcctctggCCCTcagtcagcgtgtgtgtgtgacgtgttgttctgtgtgtgtgtgtgtgtgtgtgtgtgtgtgtgtgtgtgtgtgtgttcctctgcCCCCCACTCAGCATGTGTGTGACGTGTTgttctcctctgtgtgtgtgtgtgtgtgtgtgtgtgtgtgtgtgtgtgtgtgttcctctgcCCCTCACTCAGCGTGTGTGTGACGTGttgttctcctgtgtgtgtgtgtgacgtgttgttctcctgtgtgtgtgtgtgtgttcctctggCCCTCAGTCAGCGTGTGTGTGACGTGttgttctcctgtgtgtgtgtgtgtgttcctctcagcgtgtgtgtgtgacgtgttgttctcctgtgtgtgtgtgtgtgtgtgtgtgtgtgtgtgtgtgtgtgtgtgacgtgttgttctcctgtgtgtgtgtgtgtgtgtgacgtgttgttctcctgtgtgtgtgtgtgtgtgttcctcagcGTGTGTGTGACGTGttgttctcctgtgtgtgtgtgtgtgtgtgtgtgtgtgtgtgtgtgtgtgtgtgtgtgtgtgacgtgttgttctcctgtgtgtgtgtgtgtgtgttcctctcaGCGTGTGTGTGACGTGttgttctcctgtgtgtgtgtgtgtgtgtgtgtgtgtgtgtgtgtgtgtgtgtgtgtgtgtgtgtgtgtgtgtgtgacgtgttgttctcctgtgtgtgtgtgtgtgtgttcctctcaGCGTGTGTGTGACGTGttgttctcctgtgtgtgtgtgacgtgttGTTCTCCTGTGTGCGCAGATCTCCGGCTGTggagtttcttcttcttcttct containing:
- the kpnb1 gene encoding importin subunit beta-1, which gives rise to MELITILEKTVSPDRNELEAAQKFLEQAAIENLPTFLVELSKVLANPGNTQVARVAAGLQVKNSLTSKDPEVKSQYQQRWLAIDTSARREIKNYVLQTLGTETYRPSSASQCVAGIACAEIPVNQWPELIPQLVANVTDPSSTEHMKESTLEAIGYICQDIDPEHLQDSANQILTAIIQGMRKEEPSNNVKLAATNALLNSLEFTKANFDKETERHFIMQVVCEATQCPDTRVRVAALQNLVKIMSLYYQYMETYMGPALFAITIEAMKSDIDEVALQGIEFWSNVCDEEMDLAIEATEASEQGRPPEHTSKFYAKGALQYLVPILTQTLTKQDENDDDDDWNPCKAAGVCLMLLATCCEDDVVPHVLPFIKEHIKHPDWRYRDASVMAFGSILEGPELNQLKPLVIQAMPTLIELMKDPSVVVRDTTAWTLGRICDLLPEAAINEVYLSPLLQCLIEGLGAEPRVASNVCWAFSSLAEAAYEATDVADDQEEPSTYCLSSSFELIVQKLLETTDRPDGHQNNLRSAAYEALMEIVKNSAKDCYPAVQKTTLVIMERLQQVLQMESHIQSTSDRIQFNDLQSLLCATLQNVLRKVQHQDALQISDVVMASLLRMFQSTAGSGGVQEDALMAVSTLVEVLGSDFLKYMDAFKPFLIIGLKNYAEYQVCLAAVGLVCDLCRALMANILPYCDEIMQLLLENLGNENVHRSVKPQILSVFGDIALAIGGEFKKYLDIVLDTLQQASQAQVDKTDYDMVDYLNELREGCLEAYTGIIQGLKGDQENVHPDVMLVQPRVEFILSFIHHIAEDEDRSDGVVANAVGLIGDLCTTFGKDVMKLVEVRPQINDLLTEGRRSKTSKTKTLATWAAKELRKLKSQA